A single region of the Geobacillus subterraneus genome encodes:
- a CDS encoding NADH-quinone oxidoreductase subunit M has product MSFLSLLVFSPLLGIMLLAFVRRTDAKMIQWLGTAATVPPLLLALFAFIQAGRGFRLEQLDEAHDWVRLADLPFFTDAAYVIRYELGIDGLSLLFIVLTAVLGTLAAVASLLVKVEKKGYFMWLLALEIGMLGVFAAANFIWFFLFLEVTLVAMFLLVGKWGGFERERAAYSYLLYNGLGSALLLVVIAVLVARTGTANFALLRDMLHNPIAEGQLIAPLTSEARHWLLGGLLLAFAFKLPAVPLHRWLIRVHVEAPPPVVMLHAGVLLKIAAYGMIRFGIGLFPDEFRAFAGAIAVLGVINILYGALLALRQRELKHVLAYSSVSHMGVVLVGLGALNEAGIQGAVFQSVAHGLIAALSFLLVGVLANRVGTTDIRRLGGLAKAMPLFSGYLLTAALALLGLPGLAGFVGEFTAFLGLFETKPALAAAGALGLIFAAVYSLRAILDITFGRARERYESPFNLRGPQESAASLSEPRGTAIDLQAKEAVPAFVLVALIVVVGVYPQLLAGPLAAVIETMMNGLGG; this is encoded by the coding sequence ATGAGCTTTTTGTCGCTGCTCGTCTTTTCGCCGTTGTTAGGCATCATGTTGCTGGCGTTTGTCCGCCGAACGGATGCAAAAATGATTCAATGGCTCGGGACGGCTGCCACCGTGCCGCCGTTATTGCTGGCGTTGTTCGCGTTCATTCAGGCGGGGCGCGGCTTCCGTCTTGAGCAGCTCGATGAAGCGCACGATTGGGTGCGGCTTGCTGACCTCCCGTTTTTCACGGACGCGGCGTATGTGATCCGCTATGAGCTTGGCATCGACGGACTGTCGCTTCTGTTTATCGTCCTGACCGCCGTGCTCGGGACGTTGGCCGCTGTCGCGTCCTTGCTTGTCAAAGTGGAGAAAAAAGGATATTTTATGTGGCTGCTTGCGCTGGAGATCGGCATGCTGGGCGTGTTTGCCGCCGCCAATTTCATCTGGTTTTTCCTCTTCTTAGAGGTGACGCTTGTCGCTATGTTTTTGCTCGTCGGCAAATGGGGCGGCTTTGAGCGCGAACGGGCGGCGTACAGCTATTTGCTGTACAACGGGCTCGGCTCGGCGCTGTTGCTCGTGGTGATCGCCGTGCTTGTCGCCCGCACCGGAACGGCGAATTTCGCGTTGCTCCGTGACATGTTACATAATCCGATCGCCGAAGGGCAGCTGATCGCCCCGCTGACGTCAGAGGCGCGGCACTGGCTGCTTGGCGGGTTGCTGCTGGCGTTCGCCTTCAAGCTGCCAGCCGTTCCGCTTCATCGCTGGCTCATCCGCGTTCACGTTGAAGCGCCGCCGCCGGTCGTGATGCTTCACGCCGGAGTATTGTTGAAAATTGCGGCATACGGGATGATTCGTTTCGGGATCGGCCTGTTTCCGGATGAGTTTCGCGCGTTTGCCGGCGCCATCGCCGTGCTCGGGGTCATTAACATTCTATACGGCGCGCTGTTGGCGCTTCGGCAGCGCGAGCTGAAACATGTGCTGGCCTATTCGAGCGTATCGCATATGGGGGTCGTGCTCGTCGGCCTTGGCGCACTCAATGAGGCCGGCATTCAAGGGGCGGTGTTCCAGTCGGTCGCCCACGGGCTCATCGCCGCCTTGTCGTTTTTACTCGTCGGCGTTCTCGCCAACCGGGTCGGCACGACCGACATTCGCCGCCTTGGCGGGCTGGCGAAAGCGATGCCGCTTTTTTCCGGATATTTGTTAACGGCGGCGCTCGCCTTGCTCGGTTTGCCGGGGCTTGCCGGATTTGTCGGCGAATTTACCGCTTTCCTTGGACTGTTTGAAACGAAGCCGGCCCTCGCGGCGGCTGGGGCACTCGGGTTGATTTTCGCGGCCGTTTATTCGCTGCGGGCCATTCTTGACATCACATTCGGCCGCGCCCGCGAGCGATATGAATCGCCGTTCAATCTGCGCGGACCGCAAGAATCTGCAGCGAGTTTAAGCGAGCCGCGGGGGACCGCCATCGATTTGCAAGCGAAAGAAGCCGTGCCGGCGTTCGTCCTCGTCGCCTTGATCGTGGTGGTCGGCGTGTATCCGCAGCTATTGGCTGGGCCGCTTGCTGCCGTGATAGAGACGATGATGAACGGGTTAGGGGGTTGA
- the nuoN gene encoding NADH-quinone oxidoreductase subunit NuoN, whose amino-acid sequence MNDVWQANWSMMAPEWIVLAAAVVLLLVDLAMPKERSRRPLAWGAAAGAVLALIATAVMIPAEPVSILHDTFRLDGFAKAFKLILLAGGALALLLVAEWAPKEGSRYRGEFAYMMLFALLGAMMTASSGDLLTLFVSIELLTVSSYILAGLRKTATSSNEAALKYVINGGIATAIMLFGMSYVFGLTGTTKLGDIARQLQETNEPYMLGLAFLLLLIGVSFKLATVPFHMWAPDVYEGAPVPATAFFSVVSKTAGFVLLLRLFVTIFAAAPAEGRDPSSLLLSMQPVITVLAGLTMIIGNVVALRQRSLKRLLAYSSIAHAGYLLAGFAAMSWAMIDSLWIYLLAYVFMNIGAFAIVAHIVNETGSDDLDGLAGLYRHRPLLAAALGLFLLSLAGIPGTAGFIAKLYLFIGLVVTEPGHYVLAAVMAVTTVISYVYYFNLLVQLFFRPASLAPLRRLPAGLSTAVVVCALGTLAIGWAPGLAYDVLAQFGHFGDFFP is encoded by the coding sequence ATGAATGATGTATGGCAAGCGAATTGGAGCATGATGGCACCCGAATGGATCGTCCTCGCGGCGGCGGTTGTGCTGCTGTTGGTTGATTTGGCCATGCCGAAGGAGCGAAGCCGCCGTCCGCTCGCCTGGGGCGCCGCCGCTGGCGCGGTGCTCGCGCTCATCGCGACGGCGGTGATGATTCCAGCCGAGCCGGTTTCGATTTTGCATGATACGTTCCGATTGGATGGGTTTGCGAAAGCGTTCAAGCTCATCCTATTAGCCGGCGGGGCGCTCGCGCTTCTTCTTGTCGCTGAGTGGGCGCCGAAAGAAGGGAGCCGCTACCGCGGGGAATTTGCCTATATGATGCTGTTTGCGTTGCTTGGAGCGATGATGACAGCATCAAGCGGCGATTTGCTGACCTTGTTCGTCAGCATTGAACTGTTGACCGTATCGTCGTACATTTTGGCCGGCTTGCGCAAAACCGCCACATCGTCAAACGAGGCCGCGCTGAAATACGTCATTAACGGCGGCATCGCCACCGCCATCATGCTGTTTGGCATGAGCTACGTGTTCGGCTTGACCGGGACGACGAAGCTCGGCGATATCGCGCGCCAGCTGCAAGAGACGAACGAGCCGTACATGCTTGGTTTGGCCTTCCTTCTATTGCTGATTGGCGTTTCGTTTAAGCTGGCGACCGTCCCGTTCCATATGTGGGCGCCGGACGTGTACGAAGGGGCGCCCGTTCCGGCGACAGCGTTTTTTTCCGTCGTGTCGAAAACGGCCGGTTTTGTTCTTCTCCTCCGCCTGTTTGTGACGATTTTTGCCGCCGCGCCGGCAGAAGGCCGGGATCCGTCGTCGCTCTTGTTATCGATGCAGCCAGTGATCACCGTGCTGGCCGGGCTGACGATGATCATCGGCAACGTTGTGGCGCTAAGGCAGCGGAGCTTAAAGCGGCTGCTTGCCTACTCGAGCATCGCCCATGCGGGCTACTTGCTCGCCGGGTTTGCCGCCATGTCGTGGGCGATGATCGATTCGCTTTGGATTTACTTGCTTGCTTACGTGTTTATGAACATCGGGGCGTTTGCCATCGTGGCGCATATTGTGAACGAAACCGGATCCGATGATTTGGACGGACTCGCCGGCTTATACCGGCACCGCCCGCTGTTGGCTGCAGCGCTCGGGCTGTTTTTGCTCTCGCTCGCCGGCATTCCAGGGACAGCCGGATTTATCGCCAAGCTCTATTTGTTCATCGGCCTTGTCGTCACCGAGCCGGGCCATTACGTGCTCGCTGCGGTGATGGCGGTAACGACCGTCATCTCGTACGTCTACTATTTCAACTTGCTCGTCCAGCTCTTTTTCCGCCCGGCTTCCCTCGCGCCATTGCGGCGTTTGCCGGCCGGGCTGTCGACCGCCGTAGTCGTTTGCGCGCTCGGGACGTTGGCGATCGGTTGGGCGCCGGGGCTTGCGTACGATGTGCTCGCCCAGTTCGGCCACTTTGGCGATTTTTTTCCGTAA
- a CDS encoding DUF1146 family protein, whose translation MMPIVGQQALISIIVHLAFIAVTWWTLQAVRIDVLLKPNRVVQGRLLYILLTIAIGSTVANFFLDYWAWSTDLPYLFRE comes from the coding sequence ATGATGCCGATCGTCGGGCAACAGGCGTTAATTTCCATTATCGTTCATTTGGCGTTTATCGCCGTGACATGGTGGACGCTGCAAGCCGTGCGGATTGATGTGTTGCTGAAGCCGAACCGCGTCGTTCAAGGGCGGCTTTTGTACATTTTACTCACGATTGCCATCGGTTCGACCGTCGCGAACTTTTTCCTTGACTATTGGGCGTGGTCGACCGATTTGCCGTATTTGTTCCGCGAGTAG
- a CDS encoding YwmB family TATA-box binding protein, translated as MRKNQMKWLAALMLTSLFLAAWHYRTEGARGDEWSRPLETMAHTLTQHGASLGRWVIYTREYAHDIQNDADFYKKMAELKQTYRSFRWSLDKTSHWQKAIGTNEHPFFQEEIQLVMTVTNGTPQTYILYEATGPTWSQSRWKEAAQHIQTKTNGLFVNDPTFYACIEGEFNDNMKGGLFDQASQLLRDFQATPVEWLREESFVSLSAYTGQWKNVLPAANHQPINIQLALRERLGGKTRVVVGTPIITIEY; from the coding sequence ATGAGAAAAAACCAGATGAAATGGCTGGCGGCGCTTATGCTCACGAGCCTGTTTTTGGCCGCATGGCACTATCGGACGGAAGGCGCGCGGGGAGACGAATGGTCGAGACCGTTGGAAACGATGGCGCACACATTAACGCAACACGGTGCTTCGCTCGGCCGCTGGGTCATTTACACAAGAGAGTATGCCCACGATATTCAAAATGATGCGGACTTTTACAAAAAAATGGCCGAATTGAAACAAACGTATCGTTCGTTTCGCTGGTCGTTGGACAAAACAAGCCATTGGCAAAAAGCGATCGGCACAAATGAACACCCCTTCTTTCAAGAAGAAATTCAGCTCGTGATGACCGTCACAAACGGGACGCCGCAAACGTATATCCTCTATGAAGCAACCGGCCCAACATGGAGCCAATCTAGGTGGAAAGAAGCAGCACAACACATCCAGACAAAGACGAACGGATTATTTGTGAACGATCCTACATTTTATGCTTGTATTGAAGGCGAGTTCAATGATAATATGAAAGGTGGTTTGTTTGACCAAGCTTCTCAATTGCTGCGAGACTTTCAAGCGACGCCTGTCGAGTGGTTGCGGGAAGAGTCATTCGTCTCCCTGTCTGCATATACTGGGCAGTGGAAGAACGTTCTCCCGGCCGCCAATCACCAGCCGATCAACATTCAGCTCGCCTTGAGAGAAAGATTGGGCGGCAAGACGCGCGTCGTTGTTGGAACCCCAATCATTACCATTGAATATTAA
- the murA gene encoding UDP-N-acetylglucosamine 1-carboxyvinyltransferase gives MEKIIVRGGNRLSGTVKVEGAKNAVLPVIAATLLATKGTSTIHDVPALSDVYTISEVLRYLGADVRIAGNAVMVDATGPLTVEAPFEYVRKMRASVLVMGPLLARNGRARVALPGGCAIGSRPIDQHLKGFEAMGASVKVGNGFIDAEVNGRLRGAKVYLDFPSVGATENIMMAAVLAEGTTVIENCAKEPEIVDLANFLNAMGAKIRGAGTGTIRIEGVDELVGTAHTVIPDRIEAGTFMVAAAITGGNVLVQGAVPEHLSSLIAKLEEMGVTVIEEENGVRVIGPETLKAVDIKTMPYPGFPTDMQSQMMALLLKAEGTSMITETVFENRFMHVEEFRRMNADIKIEGRSVIINGPCQLQGAEVAATDLRAAAALILAGLAADGYTRVTELRHLDRGYVRFHEKLAALGADIERVREETEQLDQVEAIEWNG, from the coding sequence TTGGAAAAGATCATCGTCCGTGGCGGAAACCGGTTGAGCGGCACCGTCAAAGTGGAAGGCGCAAAAAATGCCGTTTTGCCCGTCATCGCTGCCACCTTATTAGCGACGAAAGGAACTAGTACGATTCATGATGTGCCTGCTCTTTCCGATGTATATACGATCAGTGAAGTGCTCCGCTATTTAGGCGCCGATGTGCGCATCGCCGGCAATGCCGTGATGGTCGATGCCACCGGTCCGTTAACGGTGGAAGCGCCGTTTGAGTACGTCCGGAAAATGCGCGCTTCTGTGCTCGTGATGGGGCCGCTGTTGGCGCGCAACGGCCGGGCCCGCGTTGCGCTGCCGGGCGGTTGCGCCATTGGTTCGCGCCCGATTGATCAACATTTAAAAGGCTTTGAAGCGATGGGCGCCTCCGTGAAAGTCGGCAACGGCTTTATTGATGCAGAAGTGAACGGCCGTCTCCGCGGCGCGAAAGTATATTTAGACTTCCCGAGCGTCGGAGCGACAGAAAATATTATGATGGCGGCTGTGCTCGCTGAAGGCACGACCGTGATTGAAAACTGCGCCAAGGAGCCGGAAATCGTTGATTTGGCGAACTTTTTGAACGCGATGGGTGCGAAAATACGCGGCGCCGGCACCGGAACGATCCGCATCGAAGGGGTCGACGAGCTTGTCGGCACGGCGCATACAGTCATCCCGGACCGCATCGAAGCCGGCACGTTTATGGTCGCAGCGGCCATCACCGGCGGCAATGTCCTCGTGCAAGGAGCGGTTCCCGAACATTTAAGCTCGCTCATTGCCAAGTTGGAAGAAATGGGCGTGACGGTCATTGAAGAGGAAAACGGCGTTCGTGTCATCGGACCGGAAACGTTGAAAGCAGTCGACATCAAAACGATGCCATACCCAGGGTTTCCGACCGACATGCAATCGCAAATGATGGCTCTCTTGTTAAAAGCCGAAGGCACAAGCATGATCACCGAGACGGTATTTGAAAATCGCTTCATGCATGTGGAAGAATTCCGCCGGATGAACGCGGATATTAAAATTGAAGGGCGCTCCGTTATTATTAACGGCCCGTGCCAGCTGCAAGGCGCCGAAGTGGCGGCCACCGATTTGCGCGCCGCTGCCGCTTTGATTTTGGCCGGCCTCGCAGCGGACGGTTATACGCGCGTGACTGAGCTGCGCCATCTTGACCGCGGCTATGTCCGCTTCCATGAAAAGTTGGCTGCGCTTGGGGCCGACATTGAACGCGTCCGCGAAGAAACGGAACAACTCGACCAAGTTGAAGCGATCGAATGGAATGGATAA
- the spoIID gene encoding stage II sporulation protein D produces MVKRLKPVIVLALCLFVAILVIPAALVLPFYDGKVAKLAEQLHKQEQIQRSQAAEGPSVDVAVYRSKEQRVEKIPLEQYVIGVVAAEMPAEFELEALKAQALTARTYIVKQLLANQPFRLPEGANVTDTVTHQVYYSDDELRKLWGSDYDWKMKKITKAVLDTRGQILTYNNEPIEALFFSTSNGYTENSEAYWQNAFPYLKSVASPWDKQSPKFYQRKTMTVAEFERRLGVELSADGSVGVILSRTPGHRVGEVKVGGKTLTGREVRERLGLPSTDFTWVRKGDEIIITTKGYGHGVGMSQYGANFMAKEGKTYADIVKHYYRGVRISSATAFLNKLTVKK; encoded by the coding sequence ATGGTGAAACGACTGAAACCAGTCATCGTACTCGCACTATGCCTGTTTGTCGCCATTCTCGTCATTCCGGCGGCACTCGTTTTACCTTTTTACGACGGGAAGGTGGCCAAATTGGCGGAACAACTGCACAAGCAAGAACAAATCCAACGTTCGCAGGCAGCCGAAGGGCCGTCCGTTGACGTGGCGGTCTACCGAAGCAAAGAGCAACGCGTCGAAAAAATTCCCCTCGAGCAATATGTCATTGGCGTTGTGGCGGCGGAAATGCCGGCTGAGTTTGAACTGGAGGCGTTAAAGGCACAAGCGCTGACGGCAAGAACGTACATCGTCAAACAGCTGCTCGCCAACCAGCCGTTTCGCCTGCCGGAAGGCGCAAACGTGACGGATACGGTGACGCATCAAGTGTATTACAGCGATGACGAATTGCGAAAGTTATGGGGAAGCGACTACGATTGGAAAATGAAAAAAATCACGAAAGCGGTTCTTGATACGCGCGGACAAATTTTAACGTATAACAACGAGCCGATCGAAGCGCTCTTTTTTTCCACAAGCAACGGGTATACGGAAAATTCAGAGGCATACTGGCAAAACGCGTTTCCGTATTTAAAAAGCGTCGCCAGCCCGTGGGACAAACAATCACCAAAGTTTTACCAGCGAAAAACGATGACGGTGGCGGAATTTGAGCGCCGTCTTGGGGTGGAGCTATCTGCCGACGGTTCGGTCGGCGTCATTTTATCGCGTACGCCCGGCCACCGTGTCGGTGAGGTGAAAGTGGGCGGCAAGACACTCACCGGCCGCGAGGTGCGCGAACGGCTCGGCTTGCCGTCGACCGACTTTACATGGGTGCGCAAAGGCGATGAAATCATCATCACGACGAAAGGCTACGGACATGGCGTCGGCATGAGCCAATATGGCGCCAACTTCATGGCGAAAGAAGGAAAAACGTACGCCGACATCGTCAAACATTATTACCGCGGTGTCCGCATCTCCTCGGCGACCGCTTTTTTAAACAAGTTGACGGTGAAAAAATAA
- a CDS encoding M23 family metallopeptidase, giving the protein MREEQKQPSLKRFFRKRWVFPAIYLSCAALIVAGALWFQAGKQENAGENDVAKNGTAQQENPAIPVNETVENIAMPVLDPNAVQVKTPFYDENASEQEQEAALVFYDHTYHPNQGIDLVRQDGKTFDVTASLSGTVTKAEKDPILGYVVEINHEQGVTTVYQSLADVKVEAGDTVKQGEVIGKAGQSEFNKEAGIHVHFEIRKDGKPVNPIDYVDKPLTALTDKAGDDAGTNNANVSEEKETTPSDETAPTENHPANETEQTPADDNTTAPSTNSQDQNQDTSSYKTPDASIGMARA; this is encoded by the coding sequence ATGAGAGAGGAACAAAAACAACCGTCGCTGAAGCGTTTCTTCCGCAAACGTTGGGTATTTCCGGCTATTTATCTATCTTGCGCGGCATTGATTGTCGCCGGCGCGCTTTGGTTCCAAGCGGGCAAACAGGAGAACGCGGGCGAAAACGACGTGGCGAAAAACGGCACCGCCCAGCAAGAAAACCCGGCGATCCCGGTCAATGAAACGGTCGAAAACATTGCGATGCCTGTGCTCGATCCGAACGCGGTGCAGGTGAAAACCCCGTTCTATGACGAAAACGCATCAGAACAAGAACAGGAAGCAGCCCTCGTCTTTTATGATCATACGTACCATCCGAACCAAGGCATCGACCTTGTGCGCCAGGACGGCAAAACGTTTGACGTCACCGCATCGTTAAGCGGCACGGTGACAAAAGCGGAAAAAGACCCGATTTTAGGCTACGTTGTGGAAATCAACCATGAACAAGGGGTCACGACCGTCTATCAGTCGCTCGCTGATGTGAAAGTGGAAGCAGGCGATACGGTGAAACAAGGCGAAGTGATCGGCAAGGCGGGGCAAAGCGAATTTAATAAAGAAGCCGGCATCCACGTCCACTTTGAAATTCGCAAAGACGGCAAGCCGGTTAATCCGATCGATTATGTCGACAAACCGTTGACCGCATTGACCGACAAAGCGGGAGATGACGCAGGAACCAATAACGCCAACGTAAGCGAAGAGAAGGAAACGACGCCAAGCGACGAAACAGCGCCGACCGAAAACCATCCGGCGAACGAAACTGAACAAACGCCGGCTGATGACAACACAACGGCGCCAAGCACCAACAGCCAAGACCAAAATCAAGACACGTCTTCCTACAAAACGCCAGACGCCTCGATCGGCATGGCAAGAGCGTAA
- a CDS encoding Lrp/AsnC family transcriptional regulator: MKIDEIDRKILEMLIEDGRMSYVDIGKRLNLSRVAVRERVNQLVKHGIIEKFTVVINSEKFGKQVSAFFEVDCEPAYLVEVAQKLAENPNVASCYQMTGPSTLHMHVLVEDFTALEKFINNELYALEGITRVESHILLRRFKSRTGLKL, from the coding sequence ATGAAAATCGATGAGATCGACCGCAAAATTCTTGAAATGTTGATTGAAGATGGACGCATGTCGTATGTCGACATCGGCAAACGACTGAATCTTTCCCGCGTCGCTGTCCGCGAACGGGTGAACCAGCTCGTCAAACATGGCATTATCGAAAAATTTACTGTCGTCATCAACTCGGAGAAGTTCGGCAAACAAGTGTCGGCGTTTTTCGAGGTTGACTGCGAGCCGGCGTATTTGGTCGAAGTGGCGCAAAAGCTGGCGGAAAATCCGAATGTAGCGAGCTGCTACCAAATGACCGGCCCGAGCACGCTCCATATGCACGTGCTTGTCGAAGACTTCACCGCCCTCGAGAAATTCATCAACAACGAGCTATACGCGCTCGAAGGCATTACGAGAGTGGAAAGCCATATTTTGCTGCGCCGCTTCAAAAGCCGGACGGGGTTGAAGTTGTAG
- the nikB gene encoding nickel ABC transporter permease, whose protein sequence is MAGMIVRRFFQLVLLLVGISFLVFTSMYIAPGDPAAIIAGPTASQSDIDAIRDDLGLNDPFLVQYGRYMNGLLHGDLGYSYQTKQPVWDAIATRFPNTLKLAVASIIVAVIIGVVAGIISAIRQNSWFDVSSTVFALAGISIPNFWLGTVLILIFAVNLQLLPVGGLDAPFYTAEGLKQLVLPAITLGTGSAAMIARMSRSSMLEVIRADFIRTARAKGLRERTVIWVHALRNAMIPVITVIGLNFGFLLGGTIITEQVFAINGVGRLMVQAIAARDFPMVQGSVLLVATLFVLVNLIVDIIYTFIDPRISYD, encoded by the coding sequence GTGGCAGGAATGATTGTCAGAAGATTTTTTCAGCTTGTCTTGTTGCTCGTCGGTATCTCGTTTCTCGTATTTACGAGCATGTACATCGCTCCAGGAGACCCGGCAGCGATCATTGCCGGCCCGACCGCATCGCAGTCAGACATTGACGCCATCCGCGACGATTTAGGGCTCAACGACCCGTTTCTCGTCCAGTATGGCCGTTACATGAACGGGCTGCTTCACGGTGATCTCGGGTACTCATACCAGACGAAACAGCCGGTGTGGGACGCGATCGCAACGAGGTTTCCGAACACGCTGAAACTCGCTGTCGCCAGCATTATTGTCGCCGTGATCATCGGCGTGGTTGCCGGCATTATCTCCGCCATCCGGCAAAATTCATGGTTTGACGTTTCCAGCACTGTTTTTGCCTTGGCGGGGATTTCGATCCCGAACTTTTGGCTTGGCACTGTGCTCATTTTAATCTTTGCCGTCAACTTGCAATTACTGCCAGTCGGTGGGTTGGACGCGCCGTTTTACACGGCAGAAGGGTTGAAGCAACTCGTGCTGCCGGCCATTACGCTCGGGACCGGATCGGCGGCGATGATCGCAAGGATGAGCCGCTCATCGATGCTTGAGGTCATCCGGGCCGACTTTATCCGGACGGCGCGGGCGAAAGGGCTGCGAGAGCGGACGGTCATTTGGGTGCACGCCTTGCGCAATGCGATGATTCCGGTCATCACCGTCATCGGCTTGAACTTTGGCTTTTTGCTCGGCGGCACGATCATTACCGAGCAAGTTTTCGCCATTAACGGTGTCGGCCGTCTGATGGTGCAGGCCATCGCCGCTAGGGATTTTCCGATGGTGCAAGGTTCTGTTTTGCTTGTCGCTACGTTGTTTGTTTTAGTCAACTTGATTGTTGACATCATCTATACGTTTATTGATCCGCGCATCAGCTACGATTAA
- a CDS encoding ABC transporter permease, which produces METGAAVNTGHATAGLGRKKEKMYVTTIKRLLKNRLAVVGLLIIAIQVLMAIFAPWLATHDPVKQNLAAAELPAFSDGHWLGTDNYGRDIWSRIVYGARISLVVGIVSVSLGLIGGVALGLLAGYYKKLDGLIMRIVDLLFAFPGILLAMLIIAILGTGLINVAIAISIWSIPTCARIVRGSVLSVKNREYILAMKALGASNARIIIKHILPNCLAPIIVFATMRMATAILSTASLSYLGLGAQPPTPEWGAMIAAGQAFMWTSPHMTIVPGIAIMLVVFAFNVVGDGLRDALDPNMDIN; this is translated from the coding sequence ATGGAAACCGGTGCAGCGGTGAACACAGGCCATGCGACAGCCGGCCTTGGGCGCAAAAAGGAAAAAATGTATGTCACCACGATCAAGCGGCTGCTGAAAAACCGATTAGCGGTCGTAGGGCTTCTCATTATCGCCATTCAAGTGCTGATGGCCATCTTTGCCCCGTGGCTGGCCACCCATGACCCGGTGAAGCAAAACTTGGCAGCTGCCGAACTGCCTGCCTTCTCCGACGGCCACTGGCTTGGAACCGATAACTATGGGCGGGACATTTGGAGCCGCATCGTATATGGCGCCCGCATTTCTCTCGTTGTCGGCATCGTTTCCGTCAGCTTAGGGCTGATCGGCGGGGTGGCGCTCGGGTTGTTGGCGGGATATTACAAAAAGCTTGATGGACTGATCATGCGGATTGTCGATTTGCTGTTTGCGTTTCCGGGCATTTTGCTCGCCATGCTTATCATCGCGATTTTAGGCACAGGTCTAATCAATGTGGCGATCGCCATCAGTATTTGGTCGATCCCGACATGCGCCCGCATCGTCCGCGGCAGCGTCTTGTCCGTGAAAAACCGCGAGTACATTTTGGCGATGAAAGCGCTCGGGGCGAGCAACGCCCGCATCATCATCAAGCATATTTTGCCAAACTGTCTGGCGCCGATTATCGTTTTTGCGACGATGCGCATGGCGACCGCCATTTTGTCGACCGCTTCGCTCAGCTATCTAGGGCTAGGCGCCCAGCCGCCGACGCCGGAGTGGGGGGCGATGATCGCCGCCGGACAGGCGTTTATGTGGACATCGCCGCATATGACGATCGTCCCAGGCATCGCGATTATGCTTGTCGTCTTTGCTTTTAACGTCGTGGGCGACGGATTGCGCGATGCGCTTGATCCGAACATGGATATCAACTAA